One Symphalangus syndactylus isolate Jambi chromosome 20, NHGRI_mSymSyn1-v2.1_pri, whole genome shotgun sequence DNA segment encodes these proteins:
- the MFSD6L gene encoding LOW QUALITY PROTEIN: major facilitator superfamily domain-containing protein 6-like (The sequence of the model RefSeq protein was modified relative to this genomic sequence to represent the inferred CDS: inserted 2 bases in 1 codon) — protein MTANPRWDTSRALGVAKLFHLVCGVREACVTPFLTFYLRQLGLAAPWVGILMGTKHLIAAFWAPVCAFLAKSYRKRRALLTGSLLGSVGASLLMVLVPPADKNRVHFPCNGSSGLTSTDALPGVTLPVNITSAQEPASSHPAKKTAEVEMPGFRNPPGESDRETFRDLHSYLAPSVEGAGTTSQVLLHPVTSGLKDRPWEVTFEVVKTALPSLPGGKGPGNLANLSGTKGKAWAFDLSLEGLRWTFILSLGSVAFWELLTAPLEHVADDSLYEYLDFVDATDRYRSLWVWRLLGMLAGVCGIAALVGQLDCFLMTSGPRGVVYFYGYSVVSILALLVSIAFPIPICQRWEPSYKRVKALSIVAGXTPASFSSPPPLF, from the exons ATGACTGCCAACCCCCGGTGGGACACCAGCAGGGCGCTGGGGGTGGCCAAGCTCTTCCATCTGGTGTGCGGGGTCCGGGAAGCCTGCGTGACCCCGTTCCTGACCTTTTACCTGAGGCAGCTGGGCTTGGCCGCGCCCTGGGTGGGCATCCTAATGGGAACTAAGCACCTAATCGCTGCCTTCTGGGCTCCCGTCTGTGCCTTCCTGGCCAAAAGCTACCGGAAACGGAGAGCGCTTCTGACTGGCTCCTTGCTCGGCTCGGTGGGAGCCAGCCTGCTGATGGTCCTGGTCCCACCGGCGGACAAAAATCGGGTGCACTTCCCTTGTAATGGAAGCAGCGGCCTGACCAGCACAGACGCACTCCCGGGGGTCACACTACCTGTGAACATCACCTCGGCCCAAGAGCCTGCCTCCAGCCACCCAGCCAAGAAGACTGCAGAGGTGGAAATGCCTGGCTTCAGAAACCCACCTGGTGAAAGTGACCGAGAAACTTTCCGTGATCTGCACAGCTACTTAGCGCCCTCCGTtgaaggagctgggaccacatcCCAAGTTCTCCTCCATCCTGTCACTTCGGGGCTGAAAGATCGTCCCTGGGAAGTTACTTTTGAGGTGGTCAAGACAGCCCTCCCCTCGCTTCCTGGGGGAAAAGGGCCCGGGAATCTAGCCAATTTGTCAGGGACCAAGGGGAAAGCCTGGGCTTTTGACCTGTCCTTGGAGGGGTTGCGGTGGACTTTCATCCTCTCCTTGGGGTCCGTGGCGTTCTGGGAGCTGCTGACAGCACCTCTGGAGCATGTGGCAGATGACAGCCTTTATGAGTACCTGGATTTTGTGGATGCCACTGACAGATACAGAAGCCTGTGGGTCTGGAGgttgctgggcatgttggcaggcgtGTGTGGCATCGCAGCCTTGGTGGGGCAGCTGGACTGCTTCCTGATGACCAGTGGCCCCCGGGGTGTGGTCTACTTCTATGGGTACTCGGTGGTCAGCATCCTGGCCTTACTGGTGAGCATTGCCTTTCCCATTCCCATCTGTCAGCGGTGGGAGCCCAGCTACAAAAGGGTCAAAGCACTGTCCATTGTGGCGGG GACCCCCGCCTCATTCTCCTCGCCTCCACCGTTGTTTTGA